Genomic segment of Ruegeria sp. TM1040:
GCGTGTTGCAACGGCTGCGTGCTTGCGAAAACGGCGATTTGAGCCTAAGTGCTGGCTCCCAAATGGCATCAGGAGGCCGGTATGGGCTTTAAAATGGGAATCGTGGGTCTGCCCAATGTGGGCAAGTCGACCCTGTTCAACGCGCTGACCAAAACCGCCTCGGCGCAGGCGGCAAATTTTCCGTTCTGTACGATCGAACCGAACGTGGGTGAGGTGGGCGTTCCGGACGCGCGTCTCGACAAATTGGCGGCGATTGCGCAGTCCAAACAGATCATCCCAACCCGCATGACGTTTGTGGATATTGCTGGCCTCGTCAAAGGCGCCTCAAAGGGCGAAGGTCTGGGCAACCAGTTCCTTGCCAATATCCGTGAGGTGGACGCAATTGCCCATGTTTTACGGTGCTTTGAGGACGGTGACGTTACCCATGTCGATGGTCGCGTTGATCCGGTTGCGGACGCCGATACCATCGAAACCGAGCTGATGCTGGCGGATCTTGAGAGCATCGAGAAACGCCGCGCCAACCTCGTACGCAAGCTCAAGGGCAACGACAAGGAAGCCCAGCAGCAGGACCGCCTGCTCGCAGCGGCGCAGGCCATGCTCGAAGATGGCAAACCAGCCCGTCTGGTTGAGGTCGACGCAGAGGACCAGAAGGCCTGGACCATGCTGCAACTGCTGACCACAAAGCCGGTGCTTTACGTCTGCAATGTGGGTGAAAGCGAGAGCGTCGAAGGCAACGCACATTCCGCCAAAGTTGCCGAGATGGCCGCGGCTCAGGGTAACGCGCATGTGATCATTTCGGCGCAGATCGAAGAGGAAATCAGCCAGCTTGAGCCCGAAGAAGCGCAGATGTTCCTCGATGAGATGGGTCTCGCAGAAGCCGGTCTCGACCGCCTGATCCGCGCCGGTTACGAGCTCTTGCATCTGGAAACCTATTTCACGGTCGGCCCCAAGGAAGCGCGCGCCTGGACCATTCGCTCGGGCACCGCTGCGCCCCAGGCGGCAGGCGTTATCCACGGCGATTTTGAAAAGGGTTTCATCCGCGCGGAGACCATCGCCTATGACGACTACATCGCTTGCGGCGGTGAATCCGGCGCCAAAGAAGCGGGCAAGATGCGCGCCGAGGGCAAGAGCTACATCGTCAAGGATGGCGATGTGATGCACTTCTTGTTCAACACCTGATCATCCGCATCGTCACAAGTTCAGAATGCCCGTCTTCGAAGGAAGGCGGGCATTTTTGCGAAACAGTTGATGGATAATCGAGAGGCTGGCAGGCTTGAGTTGCCGCTAACATAGGTGCTAAACCCGCTCGATTAATCAGTCTTGGGGATAACAATGACAACAAAACTCATCATCGACACGGACCCCGGCATCGACGATGCGATGGCTATTTTCTACGCCGCCGCCGCGCCCGATATCGAGCTTCTGGGGCTGACCACGATCTTTGGCAATGTGACCACCAAGATGGCCACCCGCAATGCGCTGCGTCTGCTTGAGGCCGCTGAACTGGATCTGCCCGTTGCCCATGGCGCGGAAAAGCCGCTGGTCCTGCCCCCCTTTGAGCCTTCGGCCCATGTGCATGGCGACGAAGGCTTTGGCGACATTCCCGCCGTCAATCCCAAAGGGCAGGCGATTGCAGAAGATGCCGCCGATTTCCTGATCCGAATGGCGCGCGAACACAAGGGCGAGCTGGTGGTCTGCCCGGTGGGGCCGCTGACGAATATCGCCATCGCGATCGAGCGTGACCCGGAGTTTGTGAAAAACTGCAAGCGCATCGTCATCATGGGGGGCTCGCTTGAGGCGGGCGGAAATATCACGCCCCATGCCGAGGCCAATATCTACCACGACCCCCACGCCGCCGAGGCGGTCTTTGCCGCCGCCGCGGGCAAGGTGGTGATGGTTGGGCTTGATGTGACGCTCAAGATTCTCTGCACTCCCGAGGATTTCGACGGCATCAAGGAGCGCTCGCCGGAGCTTGGTGGCATGCTCAAGGACATGAGTGTCTTTTACATCAAGTTCTATCAGGAAGTGGCCAATCTCAATGGATGTTCTCTGCATGACCCCGCAGCGGTGATTGCCTGCACCCATCCCGACCTCTTTAAGACCCGGGCCGTGAAACTGGCCGTTTCGGTCGAGGAGGAGACCTCTGGCAAGACCCAGCTGGCCGAGGATGGTCGTGGCGATACACATGTCGCGATGGACGTGGACGCAGAGGCCGTCAAGGCACTGTTCCTGAAGCGCCTATCGCTGCTGCCCTGAACCACTCCGCCTGTGCCGGTGTGGCGCGGGCGGATCGGGCGAGAGGGCCAAGTCGCCCTCTTGCCGCCACGTCCAAAACGACGAATTCAGCCGGAGGGTGCCTCTCACAAGCAGCGGCTCTTGAATTTGCCCCCGCTCTCGGGTAGATCGCCCTCCTAGTCGACAAGAGAGAGTGCGAGAGCCCTATGGCCACCATCAATCCCGTTAAGTTCATCCAGCAGGTGCGCGCAGAAGTCAGCAAGGTTGTCTGGCCGACCCGTCGCGAGGTTCTGCTGACCACGGTCATGGTGTTCATCATGGCGGCTCTGGCTGCGGCATTCTTTGCTGTGGTGGACCTCTTGATCCGCACCGGTCTCAACGGTGTGCTCGGGCTCTTTGGCTGAGGCAGGCATTTGCAGCGCCGCCTTCGTCGCGGCGCCGTTGCCTCTTGATCTTGCCCGCGCAGGGGGATAGTTCAGCCGATACTGGATGAGGCGTGCGGCGATTCGCACGCCGATTTTTGTTGCACCGCAGCCACTGGGCTGCACAGAGATATTTTGCGGCAAAGCCCGCAGGGAACAAGAAGGACGAGCAGGTTCATGGCGAAACGGTGGTATTCGGTCAGCGTTCTTTCGAACTTCGAAAAGAAAATCGCAGAACAGATTCGCACCGCGGTCGTGGAGCAGGGTCTAGAGGACGAGATCGACGAGGTTCTGGTTCCCACCGAGGAAGTGATCGAAATTCGCCGGGGCAAGAAAGTCTCGACCGAGCGCCGCTTCATGCCGGGCTATGTTCTGGTTCACATGGAAATGTCCGACCAGGGCTATCACCTGATTTCTTCCATCAATCGCGTCACCGGTTTCCTCGGTCCGCAAGGCCGCCCGATGCCGATGCGTGATGCCGAAGTGCAGGGCATCCTGGGCCGCGTCGAAGAAGGTGTCGAGGCGCCGCGTACACTCATTTCCTTTGAGGTGGGCGAAAAGGTCAAAGTCAACGACGGCCCCTTCGAGGATTTCGACGGTATGGTCGAGGGCGTGGACGACGAGAACCAGAAGCTCAAGGTCACGGTGTCCATCTTTGGTCGCGAGACCCCGGTGGAGCTCGACTTCACGCAGGTCACCAAACAGGTTTGATCTGCGCCGGTTTCCGGCGCTACACGGAAT
This window contains:
- the ychF gene encoding redox-regulated ATPase YchF — its product is MGFKMGIVGLPNVGKSTLFNALTKTASAQAANFPFCTIEPNVGEVGVPDARLDKLAAIAQSKQIIPTRMTFVDIAGLVKGASKGEGLGNQFLANIREVDAIAHVLRCFEDGDVTHVDGRVDPVADADTIETELMLADLESIEKRRANLVRKLKGNDKEAQQQDRLLAAAQAMLEDGKPARLVEVDAEDQKAWTMLQLLTTKPVLYVCNVGESESVEGNAHSAKVAEMAAAQGNAHVIISAQIEEEISQLEPEEAQMFLDEMGLAEAGLDRLIRAGYELLHLETYFTVGPKEARAWTIRSGTAAPQAAGVIHGDFEKGFIRAETIAYDDYIACGGESGAKEAGKMRAEGKSYIVKDGDVMHFLFNT
- the nusG gene encoding transcription termination/antitermination protein NusG, which translates into the protein MAKRWYSVSVLSNFEKKIAEQIRTAVVEQGLEDEIDEVLVPTEEVIEIRRGKKVSTERRFMPGYVLVHMEMSDQGYHLISSINRVTGFLGPQGRPMPMRDAEVQGILGRVEEGVEAPRTLISFEVGEKVKVNDGPFEDFDGMVEGVDDENQKLKVTVSIFGRETPVELDFTQVTKQV
- the secE gene encoding preprotein translocase subunit SecE, giving the protein MATINPVKFIQQVRAEVSKVVWPTRREVLLTTVMVFIMAALAAAFFAVVDLLIRTGLNGVLGLFG
- a CDS encoding nucleoside hydrolase is translated as MTTKLIIDTDPGIDDAMAIFYAAAAPDIELLGLTTIFGNVTTKMATRNALRLLEAAELDLPVAHGAEKPLVLPPFEPSAHVHGDEGFGDIPAVNPKGQAIAEDAADFLIRMAREHKGELVVCPVGPLTNIAIAIERDPEFVKNCKRIVIMGGSLEAGGNITPHAEANIYHDPHAAEAVFAAAAGKVVMVGLDVTLKILCTPEDFDGIKERSPELGGMLKDMSVFYIKFYQEVANLNGCSLHDPAAVIACTHPDLFKTRAVKLAVSVEEETSGKTQLAEDGRGDTHVAMDVDAEAVKALFLKRLSLLP